The Thermoflexus sp. nucleotide sequence AGAGGAGCACGGTGGCTCCCTCCCGCCCGACCTCCTGGAACCCCAGAAGGTCCCGGTAGAAGGCCAGGGACCGCCCCAGATCCCGGATCTGAAGGTGAACCCCACCGATATGGGTGTTCTCGGGTAACCCGATGCGCTCCCTCATTTGTTTCGGTCTCCTTTCTGGGCCTGGACCGGCTCCATCCATTCGCCACACGCGAAGGCGTAGCTGGCCTGGAGGATCCGCCATACCACCTCCAGCTCCGCCTCATCCCGCGGCCCATACACCATCCCATAGGTGGGGGGCAACACCCCCTGGGCAACCAGGGGGTGGAATTCCCCCCATCCGCGCTCCACCACCCGTTCCGCCAGCTCGGGCGGCAGCGATAGATGCAGGCTTCCATCGTAAGGGGGATGGAGATGGGCGAACTCATAACCGAACACGAAAGCCTCCGCCGGGCCCCGCGCTCGCTCCGGGTCCAGGTCAAACGCCCGGGCTCCGGGCACCGAGATCCGGCTGGGGGCCACCCGGACGCCCGGCAGGGCCCGCGCCCGTTCGAACAGCGCCTCCTGCAGCGCCCGAGGGGCGTTCTGGGTGAGCTGCTGGTGGGGCATCGAGCGGCGTGTCAACGGCCGCTCCCCCGTGCGCGCCGGAAGATCCTCCAGGCGATCCATCGCTCCGCCTCCCCTTTCTCAGCTTGCCCTCTGGTCCATCCGTGGGCCGTTGGCTTTAAGAGACCTCCAGAGGCGGCAGCGCCCGCTCGATCTCGCCCCGCTGGGGCTCCAGCCAGTCCGGCAACATCAAGCCCGTCCCCAGACGTTCCGGCGGCTCATCCACCGTGAACCCGGGCGGATCCGTGGCGATCTCGAAGAGCACCCCGCCGGGCTCCCGGAAATAGATCGAGCGGAAATACTTCCGGTCCATCACCGGGGTGACATAAAGCCCCCACGCCTGCAAATGGGTCCGCCAGGCGCCCTGCTCCGCCTCGCTGGCAACCCGCCAGGCCACGTGATGCACCGTCCCCACCGCCCCACGGCCCCGGGAGGCCCGGGGATCCATCCGGAGATCCATCCATGCCCCTGGACCCCCTGGGCCGACCTGCAGACGAATCCGATCTCCTTCCTCCCGCTCCACCCGGAACCCCATTCCCTCGATCAGGAAACGAAGCGTGGGTTCGGCGACCGCCTCCAGAAGGGCCACCGCATGAAGGCCGCGGATCGCATCATCCGGCGGAACCGGCCCATCCGGCCAGCCCGAACGTTCCTCCGCCCGGGGATGGGCGACCAGCTCCAGGGCCAGGCCATCCGGATCCCGGAACCCCAGGACCACCTCCTCCTCTTCAAAACGGGGGGCGATGCGCTCCACGGCGACTCCATGGGCCTGCAACCGCTCCTGCCAGTAACCGATAGCGGCCTCCGGGATCGTGAAGGCGATCGCGACAACCTGCCCCGCACCGACCTGCCCCGGGCGCGCCCCGGGCCACGGAAAGAACGTCACCAAGGTCCCCGGCCGGCCCAGGGCATCCCCGTAATACAGGTGGTAAGTTCCCGGATCATCGAAATTCACGGTGCGCTTGACCAGCCGTAACCCCAGGACCTCCCGGTAGAACCGCAGGTTCCCCCGCGGATCCCCCGCGATGGCCGTCACGTGGTGCAATCCCCCGATCTCCGGGATCCCTCCCATCCAGTGACTCCTAAACCTAAATCTAAAGTTAAGTTTAATTCATGAACCCATGATATGCGACGCCGCCCGGACTGTCAAGATTTGGGAGAGGGGCCCAGAGCGGTTCACGCGCCGCGGGGTTCTCTCCTCAGCGGGCTGGGCCCCGTATCCTTCAGGGGGATATCCAGCGGCGCCGTGCGGGCCGATGGTTGACGCTGTCCTGCCTTCGAGCCGGCGGGCATCTGCTCCAGAGAAGGGGGAGGATCCGCAGATATAATAGGGAGGATCAAAGGGGCTCTCGCTTCATTTGTGCTTCCACTTCCTCATGCCCCTCCATGGTGCGGAAGGAAGCGATCATCCGAGACGGTGGATGAGGAGGCTGACGTGATGCTACGTTCACTGAACCGCTGGCTGAGCTGGGGAACGGCGGGCCTGCTGGTGGGGTTTCTGATCTGGCAGTTCGCCCTTTTCCAGCAGGAGCTTCAGCGGATCCCCCGCACCTGGACGGTGGCCGGGCTGGCCGTGGGCGGCCGTTCGGTGGAAGAAGCGCTGGACGCCGTGGAACAGGCCCTGAAGACTCCCCTACAGGTTCACTACCGCGATCAGATCCTGATGCTGGATCCCGCCGATCTCGAAGTGCGACTGGATCGGGAGGCCAGCCGGAAGCTCCTGCGGGAGGCTCTAACGGAACGCCAGCGCCCGGTGGCCTTCCTGCAGTTTCTGTTCCGTCAGCCTCCAGCCCCACGGGATCTCCCCATCGCCATCCAGGTCTCCCCGGAACGGATCCGTCTCTGGTTGCTGGAGGTCGCCCGACGGTATGACGAGCCGCCGGTGGAGCCCCAGCCGGATCTCGAGCGTTTTACGTTCCTCCCGGGCCGGCCGGGCCACGTGCTGAACATCAGCCTCTCCGCCGAACGGCTCCAGGCGGCGCTGGCCCAGGCGATCCCCCGGGAGGTAACGCTGGTGGTGGACGAAAAGCCCGCGCCCGCCCTCTCCATAACCGCCCTGGGGCGGTTCTTCGAGGCCTATCTGCAATCCTTCGATGGAACGGCTGGGATCTTTGTGAAGGATCTGCGAAGCGGGCAGACCTGGATGCATAACGGGGATCTGGCGTTCTCCGGCGTCGGAGTCATGCGCCTGCCTGTGGCCCTTGCCGTCGCCCGGAGCCGGGACTTAGCCCATGATGAGGCCCGCCGCGCCCGGGTGTTCCAGATGTTGACGGATGAAACGGCCCTCACCACCCTTCAAGAGCTCATCACCGATCTGGGCGAGGGCGATCCGGCAAAAGGAGCGGAGCAGGTCACGGCGCTCCTTCGGGAGCTGGGGCTGACGAACTCCTTCCTCGCATGGCCCTTCGATCGACCCGGCGCCCCGCCGGCCGTGGTCACTCCCGCCAACCGTCGTTCGGATCTCCCTACCCGTCCGGATCCTCAGCAGCAGACCACGCCGGAGGATATGGGAGTGCTCCTGGAGATGCTTTACCAGTGCGCGCGCAACGGTGGGCCTTTGCTGCTGGCTTTCGAAGGGGCGATAGAGCCGGCCGAGTGCCAGTTGATCATGGAGGCGATGGCGCAAAACCGTCTGATCGACGCGCAAGGCCGGCCGACGCTCTTGGCCGCAGGTCTCCCCGCCGGCCTCACCTTCGCCCACCGTCCGGGATGGACCAACGAAACGCGCGCGGACGCTGGGATCGTCATGGCCGGCCAGTCCGATTACG carries:
- a CDS encoding luciferase family protein: MDRLEDLPARTGERPLTRRSMPHQQLTQNAPRALQEALFERARALPGVRVAPSRISVPGARAFDLDPERARGPAEAFVFGYEFAHLHPPYDGSLHLSLPPELAERVVERGWGEFHPLVAQGVLPPTYGMVYGPRDEAELEVVWRILQASYAFACGEWMEPVQAQKGDRNK
- a CDS encoding ring-cleaving dioxygenase; the protein is MGGIPEIGGLHHVTAIAGDPRGNLRFYREVLGLRLVKRTVNFDDPGTYHLYYGDALGRPGTLVTFFPWPGARPGQVGAGQVVAIAFTIPEAAIGYWQERLQAHGVAVERIAPRFEEEEVVLGFRDPDGLALELVAHPRAEERSGWPDGPVPPDDAIRGLHAVALLEAVAEPTLRFLIEGMGFRVEREEGDRIRLQVGPGGPGAWMDLRMDPRASRGRGAVGTVHHVAWRVASEAEQGAWRTHLQAWGLYVTPVMDRKYFRSIYFREPGGVLFEIATDPPGFTVDEPPERLGTGLMLPDWLEPQRGEIERALPPLEVS
- a CDS encoding serine hydrolase gives rise to the protein MLRSLNRWLSWGTAGLLVGFLIWQFALFQQELQRIPRTWTVAGLAVGGRSVEEALDAVEQALKTPLQVHYRDQILMLDPADLEVRLDREASRKLLREALTERQRPVAFLQFLFRQPPAPRDLPIAIQVSPERIRLWLLEVARRYDEPPVEPQPDLERFTFLPGRPGHVLNISLSAERLQAALAQAIPREVTLVVDEKPAPALSITALGRFFEAYLQSFDGTAGIFVKDLRSGQTWMHNGDLAFSGVGVMRLPVALAVARSRDLAHDEARRARVFQMLTDETALTTLQELITDLGEGDPAKGAEQVTALLRELGLTNSFLAWPFDRPGAPPAVVTPANRRSDLPTRPDPQQQTTPEDMGVLLEMLYQCARNGGPLLLAFEGAIEPAECQLIMEAMAQNRLIDAQGRPTLLAAGLPAGLTFAHRPGWTNETRADAGIVMAGQSDYVLVVFLHRPLLMEWGEAVRMMRDISRMTAQFFLGSPR